A genomic region of Chitinophagales bacterium contains the following coding sequences:
- a CDS encoding proprotein convertase P-domain-containing protein yields MKEIEALRKKGDIATINAKYGKFLQDMTNSTSQNSVLPDAYCAPATSSVTFEFVTNVTYAGINNTTAGVAGLNDYTAQQATVTQGDATSISVSIDPDANDYVWAMIDWNQNEVWDLATEAYLVASATSSSGPHTLGINVPGTATTGVTRMRVAVVWGATAPTWSGCTSYTFGEIEDYSVNVLPNLNCAGTPDPGNTVSSVPQVCSGTSFNLSLQNAQGAGTTYQWQSGPSSTGPWTNFGANAANISTSQTTATWYQCVVTCTFSTLSATSAPVQVTMNSYLNCYCAAGATSTLFEKISRVQFGTIDNTSFSSAGYEDFTALSTNALQGTYIPITVTLNDDPYPTDQVLVWIDYNLDGDFNDAGELAYTSALGVGPHSGVIHIPVTATPGTAKMRVRLHDSSLGANSTPCGNSTYGQVEDYLVELVANPPCSGTPAPGNTLASSPTICYGNTVDLSLENTTAGNNVTYQWQENTGSGFVNVPGAIYPFYTATVLGVTSYQCIVTCTGNSTTSSPVTITLNPFIECYCTPPVEDCSLGDNITRVAISTLDNSSACSPNGFGDYKTTLPPTTIYSGTLNPIHIEGVAYSASLGNLDGYAVWIDFNRNGIYEASEVTRIGNNVAGFDVLSNPDAIFDRFIDIPSSVTPGLTGMRVRSSYGFYPDGFSPCEEITGYGETEEYIVDIQPCVPAVITSSPSNTSAVCGDAATFSASASGTYPAYQWQMRGDPNALHTMTFTNNTALAVPDADPAGVYSTIAVAGIPAGAIITDVSIKVNIDHTYVGDMENNIIAPNGVSLNLIGELDNGSGSNSSDNFTNTIISSTGTVPLSGAAAPRTGTFRADRLSGYGPSAHYQTSANGMPWSDLYTVLNGN; encoded by the coding sequence TCACAAACGTAACTTATGCGGGAATAAACAATACTACAGCTGGAGTAGCCGGGCTTAACGATTACACTGCTCAGCAGGCCACTGTTACGCAGGGTGACGCCACTTCAATATCAGTTAGTATTGACCCTGATGCCAATGATTATGTATGGGCAATGATTGATTGGAACCAGAATGAAGTTTGGGACCTGGCAACTGAAGCATATTTAGTAGCGTCTGCTACTTCTTCTTCCGGACCACATACATTAGGTATAAATGTTCCTGGCACAGCAACAACTGGTGTAACTCGTATGCGGGTGGCAGTAGTATGGGGTGCCACTGCACCTACCTGGAGTGGTTGTACAAGCTATACATTTGGTGAGATAGAAGACTATTCAGTTAATGTACTACCAAATTTGAACTGTGCCGGTACGCCTGACCCAGGTAATACAGTATCATCTGTCCCCCAGGTTTGTTCAGGTACATCATTTAATCTTTCGTTGCAAAATGCACAGGGTGCGGGAACTACCTATCAATGGCAATCAGGTCCTTCATCTACAGGTCCATGGACTAACTTCGGTGCAAACGCTGCCAATATTTCAACTTCACAAACTACAGCAACCTGGTATCAGTGTGTGGTCACTTGTACTTTTAGCACATTGTCAGCTACTTCTGCACCGGTGCAGGTAACTATGAACAGTTATCTGAACTGTTATTGTGCAGCAGGCGCAACAAGTACTTTATTTGAAAAGATCAGCCGTGTCCAATTTGGCACAATTGATAATACTTCATTTTCAAGTGCAGGGTACGAAGACTTTACTGCTCTTTCTACCAATGCACTGCAGGGAACTTATATACCTATCACTGTTACTTTAAATGATGACCCATATCCAACTGATCAGGTCTTGGTTTGGATCGACTATAATTTGGATGGTGACTTCAATGATGCTGGTGAGCTAGCATACACATCAGCATTAGGAGTTGGCCCGCATAGCGGAGTTATTCATATACCTGTGACAGCCACACCGGGTACAGCTAAAATGAGAGTTCGACTACATGATTCTTCTTTGGGTGCAAATAGTACACCTTGTGGTAATTCAACCTATGGACAGGTAGAAGATTATCTTGTTGAATTAGTAGCTAACCCGCCTTGTTCGGGTACTCCTGCACCAGGTAATACATTGGCTTCTTCTCCAACTATCTGCTATGGCAATACAGTGGATCTTAGCCTGGAAAATACCACAGCGGGTAATAACGTTACTTATCAGTGGCAGGAGAATACAGGTTCAGGATTTGTAAACGTTCCCGGAGCTATTTATCCATTCTATACAGCAACTGTATTGGGAGTTACCTCTTACCAGTGTATCGTAACATGTACTGGTAATAGCACAACCTCTTCACCTGTTACCATCACTTTAAATCCATTTATAGAATGTTATTGTACACCACCTGTTGAGGATTGTTCCTTGGGTGATAACATTACAAGGGTGGCTATCAGTACACTGGATAACAGCAGCGCCTGTTCGCCTAATGGATTTGGAGATTATAAAACAACATTGCCGCCAACAACCATCTATTCAGGAACACTTAACCCGATCCATATAGAAGGTGTTGCATACAGCGCTTCTCTTGGAAACCTTGATGGCTATGCAGTATGGATTGACTTTAACCGTAATGGAATATATGAAGCCAGTGAAGTAACCAGGATCGGTAATAACGTTGCAGGCTTTGATGTGCTGTCAAACCCGGATGCTATTTTCGATAGGTTTATAGATATACCTTCAAGCGTAACTCCAGGTCTTACCGGAATGAGAGTGAGAAGCTCTTATGGTTTTTATCCTGATGGTTTCTCTCCATGCGAAGAGATTACTGGTTATGGTGAAACTGAGGAATATATTGTAGATATTCAGCCATGTGTACCTGCGGTTATTACCAGTTCACCAAGTAATACATCAGCGGTATGTGGTGATGCTGCGACATTTAGTGCATCAGCTTCCGGAACATATCCTGCTTATCAATGGCAAATGAGGGGTGATCCAAACGCCTTACATACTATGACGTTTACTAATAATACAGCTCTTGCAGTACCGGATGCAGATCCTGCAGGTGTTTATAGTACAATTGCAGTAGCTGGTATTCCTGCGGGAGCAATTATTACTGATGTAAGTATAAAGGTTAATATAGACCACACTTATGTTGGTGATATGGAAAACAATATCATTGCACCTAACGGAGTTAGTCTGAACCTGATAGGAGAACTGGATAATGGTTCAGGTTCCAATTCATCTGACAACTTTACCAATACCATTATTAGTTCAACGGGTACTGTTCCTTTAAGTGGTGCCGCGGCCCCTCGTACAGGTACATTCAGAGCTGACAGGCTCAGTGGTTATGGTCCTTCAGCTCATTACCAAACTTCAGCTAATGGTATGCCATGGTCTGATTTGTATACTGTGTTAAATGGTAAC